The following nucleotide sequence is from Saimiri boliviensis isolate mSaiBol1 chromosome 6, mSaiBol1.pri, whole genome shotgun sequence.
GAAGGGGACCCGGGACTCGGGCTGGAGGGTGCTGGGGGCCTCGAAGTTATCTGGTACTGGCACCAGGGCAAGACCCAGAGCCCTGCGCCCCGCCCGGGCTGAGGAGGCCCAGATCTGGGCGCTCCCGCCACCCAGCTGACCTGGCCTTGGGCCGGGGCTGCGTGGGGCCTCTCGGTGGGGCGTGGACTGGGGTGGGAAGACAAATGGCACCTGGTGCCTTTTCTGGCCTTCCTCCACCCCAGAATTCCTgagagaggggagaggacagCGCTCTCCGCGCTCACCCTCCCCTGGGGCTGCTCTCTCGGCAGGACCAGGCAGTCCGGCGGAGGAGTCGACTCCAGCGAAGGTGAGCGCCGCCTCTCCCACGCAGACACTTCCGTCCGCTCAGGACCTGGCCACGGCCATCCTGGACTCCGGGTGCAGGGACAGAAGGCTCCCCGGAGGACGCGCAGCCAAAGCCCACTGCCAAATTTGTGGGGCAGTGTTCCTGGTGGGCTAGGCAGCCAGGCAGCCTTGGCCTTCACCCTCCCCCTGGTCAACTGGGGCTTCCTCACCCACTGCCCTGGGCTTTGGCTCAGATGGTGGCCACAGGCCAAAAGGCAAGAGGCATGACGGGCCTGAGGACTCCTGGGTCTCCAACCAAGTTCCCAGCAGCCCCTGAGTTAGGCAGGTGGGAGGGAAAGAGACCAGGCCCCTCGCCCGACAGACAAGAGTAGAggggctggccgggcgcggtggctcaagcctgtaatcccagcactttgggaggccgaggtgggcggatcacaaggtcaagagatcgagaccatcctggccaacatggtgaaaccccgtctctactaaaaatacaaaaaattagctgggcgtggtggcgcgtgcctgtagtcccagctacttggaaggctgaggcaggagaattgcctgaacccaggaggcggaggttgcagtgagccgagattgtgccactgcactccagcctagtgcctggtgacagagtgagactctgtctcaaaaaaaaaaaaaaaaaaaaaaaaaaaaagagtagagggGCTGAGACAGCTTGGAAGCCTGCAAGACTGGTTCTCAGCGTGGTGGCAGCATTGCCAAGGGGCCGGTTAAAAGTGCAGATGCTCAGGCCTCCACTCCAGATCTACTGACTGCGTGGAGGCCCATGAATCCGTGTGGGCAAGGGCTGTAGATGAATGTGATGCATGCTAGACTTTGAGAGCCCCTACCCTAAGGGGGATGAGGGGCCATGACAGTTTCCCACTGCCCCACCAGGCAGAGCTTTGCTGTGCTCCGAGGGGCTGTCCTGGGACTGCAGGATGGAGAGGACAATGATGATGCAGCAGAGGTCAGTCCTGAGCCATCAGAGGAGCCCCCAAGTGAGGAGCAGCCCCATGGGGACCAGACAGACTTCGGGCAAGGACCCCAGAGTCCCCAGaaacaggaggagcagaggcagCACCTTCACCTCATGGTGCAGCTGCTGAGGCCGCAGGATGACATCCGCCTGGTGAGGGCCCATCTGGAAGAGACATGCCTGAGGGCACGGGGTGAGGGCAGAATGGAGCCCTGTGTATGAGGGCAGGGGGCAGCCTggggagtgctgggattacccagaCTCCCGTGATCCTGCTGTTGCAGAAAAGGCAGAGATGTTTTGACTGGGTGAGGTCGTGGCTGCAGGTCTCTGGAAGGGCAGGAACAGGGGAGGTTTGTCCTGTGTGAGCCAGTAGGGCCAAATTAGGCCCAAGAGGTGGGAATTCTACAGAGGCAGGTTTCTTCTCAACCAGTAGAGGACTTTCCTGATGGCATGAGCTGTCCCGAAATGGACCAGTGCCCAAGGCAGGCTTGCTGGACACCCACTGGGGGTGGGTGTGCTGGAGGGACTGGGCAGATGGGAGGAAGATTCCAGCCCcctggaggaagggaagccagGTGGAGACAGCTCACTGTCCACAGCAAGACGTGGCAAACAAAATGCAGTGACTCTTCTGTAAAGCTGGATTTACAACAGAAGCGTCATCCCCTTCTGTGAGAGTATGTCCTTAATATTTCTTCGGTGATAAACATTTCTTGAATGAAATGATAGCACTGGCAAGTGAACAGGGTTTTAAAAAACCCGAACACCCCAAACCTCCTCcttactgggcacagtggctcacggctgtgatcccagcgctttgggaggctgagggaggaggatcacgtAAGCCtgggagtttggggctgcagtgagctgtgacagtaccactgcactccagcctgggcaacagagaccctgtctcaaaagaaaaacaaaaacaacctccATCCTTGGCAGAAATAACAAATGGGCAACCTGTGTCAGTCCCGTGCCCTGCTTCTTTCCACACCGTCCCTCTTTAGCCACTGATTTTATATCTGGGAAGAGGGGAGATGGGAAAGGAGGGAGCAGGGTCAGCGCTGTTCTGGACCTGGGGGTGCCAGGTGGGGAGCAAGGTCCTTGGGGCCACTGTGACCCCGGGCTCCTCATCCTCCCCAGGCAGCCCAGCTGGAGGCAGCTCGGCCTCCCCGGCTCCGCTACCTGCTGGTAGTTTCTACACGAGAAGAAGGCCTGAGCCAGGATGAGACGGTCCTCCTGGGCGTGGATTTCCCTGACAGCAGGTGCgaacagggagagggagggagaggcaaaGAGGTGAGGGACAGGGGGCACAATGGctctccctctgtcccctgcCAGCTCCCCCAGTTGCACCCTGGGCCTCGTCTTGCCCCTCTGGAGTGACACCCAGGTGTACTTAGATGGAGATGGGTAAGCAATGGCAACTGGAGCGGGTGGAGGGGGGCAGGAGGGTGGAATTACCATGTGTCACAGATATGACGGAGCCTGAGCACCCGGGTACAGTGGGACTCTAAGCTGGGACTCTGGTACCTGCTCCCAGCTCCATCTCAGATTCACTGTGATCCTGAGCAAGGCACCTGACTCCCGGGCCTCGGCTTCCTGTGTCTGGCCAAAGGTCACAGAGGCTGGAGTCTGGCTTCACTGCACCTGCTCTCCTACAGGGGCTTCATCGTAACATCTGGTGGGCAGAGCCGGATCTTCAAGCCCATCTCCATCCAGACCATGTGGTAAGGACAGACGCCGCCTGGACTTGGGCCAGCCTCTCTTTCTAAGAAGGCTGCAGGGCCTGGGGAAGGCAGCAGGGGACAGAGTGACCCAGCTTCTCCTCCTGTCCCAGGGCCACGCTCCAGGTATTGCACCAGGCATGTGAGGCAGCTCTAGGCAGCGGCCTTGTGCCCGGTGGCAGTGCCCTCACCTGGGCCAGCCACTACCAGGAGAGACTGAACTCCAACCAGAGCTGCCTCAATGAGTGGACGGCTATGGCTGACCTAGAGTCTCTGCGGCCTCCCAGCACCGAGGCTGGCCGGTCAGTGCAGGGAGGGGAGGGCCTGGGTGGAGGGGAAAACAGGACAAGGGGGGAGCAGGGGGACATGGCAGAGAGGGGAAGGGGCCCCTTGACTGAGGGGCTCTGCTCCCAGGCCCTCAGAACAGGAGCAGATGGAGCAGGCGATCCGTGCTGAGCTGCGGAAAGTGTTGGATGCCAGCGATCTGGAGAGCGTCACTTCCAAAGAGGTGGGCAGGGGGCCTGGGGCAAGTCCCCTCCAGCAGGGGCCGCAAGCTTGTCTCTCCTGGGAGCCTTCCCCGCCTTGCCAAGTCCTGACCCCTTCCTGGATGCTTTGGCCTTGGCCCTAGTCTGTCTAGATGGGACAGGGTGCTGTCTTCAGAGGCCCAGAGGGAAGGTGGGGGGTCAGGCACTTGGAGAACCCCAGCCTTTCTTGCCCTGGGCTCTGCCTGCAGATCCGCCAGGCCCTGGAGCTGCGCCTGGGGCACCCCCTCCAGCAGCACCGTGACTTCATAGACAACcagatgctgctgctggtggCGCAGCGGGACCGGGCCTCCCGCATCTTCCCCCACCTCTACCTGGTGAGCTGCCGCTGGGCCTGGGCCATGGGGACTGCTGCCAGTTGCGAGGGCAGTGGGgtgccaggagcagaggctggagaAAAGGGAGAATGTGCTGCTCCCTCTCTCCCAGGGCTCGGAGTGGAATGCGGCAAACCTGGAG
It contains:
- the SSH3 gene encoding protein phosphatase Slingshot homolog 3 isoform X3 → MALVTVSRSPPGSGASTPVGPRDQAVRRRSRLQRRQSFAVLRGAVLGLQDGEDNDDAAEVSPEPSEEPPSEEQPHGDQTDFGQGPQSPQKQEEQRQHLHLMVQLLRPQDDIRLAAQLEAARPPRLRYLLVVSTREEGLSQDETVLLGVDFPDSSSPSCTLGLVLPLWSDTQVYLDGDGGFIVTSGGQSRIFKPISIQTMWATLQVLHQACEAALGSGLVPGGSALTWASHYQERLNSNQSCLNEWTAMADLESLRPPSTEAGRPSEQEQMEQAIRAELRKVLDASDLESVTSKEIRQALELRLGHPLQQHRDFIDNQMLLLVAQRDRASRIFPHLYLGSEWNAANLEELQRNRVTHILNMAREIDNFYPERFTYHNVRLWDEESAQLLPHWKETYRFIEAARAQGTRVLVHCKMGVSRSAATVLAYAMKQYGCSLEQALHHVQELRPIARPNPGFLRQLQIYQGILTARTWGWWGGEGCGRGGEPGSPKRRAWATATYQPPRDHEVHQSPGTLLGAGEHLRGQ